From Procambarus clarkii isolate CNS0578487 chromosome 65, FALCON_Pclarkii_2.0, whole genome shotgun sequence, one genomic window encodes:
- the LOC123771033 gene encoding uncharacterized protein isoform X1, with protein MEAAKIKIPSGKLPSDTLCHLDDDDLAIKIRNLMQQKEELQNKIDQKALSADAWLQVLNSSSTTEIEELAVSLPSITAMMTRQQEVLKNYLKVSTELQAYTFLESTAAYITEGGDILLKFLRPSRQEQFSTLLISLNTSNEATYSVRYHNMPEIVPVAKYEEQYLKNVRVEADKNERLKKFITAITQYTRALYTRQEQIVSVEKSEILENTHVHHSSGCTFLTFLVEVKEHIDKGSSTFEFSLDYYPLDILPYNVKASHLAGEAPSSGLMEIMQDMALDMKSDPLPQVLYAVLGGQAQEQSSEQESGESGSSVETVIFGFNH; from the exons ATGGAGGCGGCCAAGATAAAGATACCATCGGGGAAGTTGCCCAGTGACACACTCTGCCACTTGGATGACGATGATCTCGCAATAAAGATCAG AAATTTAATGCAACAAAAGGAGGAACTTCAGAACAAAATTGACCAAAAAGCTCTATCAGCGGATGCGTGGCTACAGGTTCTAAACAGCTCATCAACCACCGAGATTGAAGAACTTGCAGTCTCTcttccctccattactgccatgaTGACGAGGCAGCAAGAGGTTCTGAAAAACTACCTCAAGGTTTCAACGGAGCTGCAGGCCTACACATTTCTAG AGAGTACAGCTGCGTACATAACAGAAGGAGGAGACATATTGCTGAAATTTTTGCGGCCATCACGTCAGGAACAATTTTCAACACTCCTGATATCACTCAACACAAGTAATGAGGCTACGTACAG CGTGCGCTATCACAACATGCCAGAAATTGTGCCGGTTGCTAAATACGAGGAACAATATCTGAAGAATGTACGTGTTGAAG CAGATAAGAATGAGAGACTCAAAAAGTTCATCACAGCCATCACTCAGTACACGAGAGCACTCTACACACGGCAAGAACAGATCGTTTCTGTGGAG AAATCGGAAATCTTGGAAAACACTCACGTGCACCACAGCAGCGGCTGCACTTTTCTGACCTTCTTGGTGGAAGTGAAGGAG CATATTGACAAGGGTTCGTCAACATTTGAGTTCAGTCTTGATTACTATCCACTGGACATCCTCCCTTATAATGTGAAAGCCAGTCATTTAG CTGGAGAAGCACCATCTTCAGGTCTGATGGAGATTATGCAAGACATGGCACTTGACATGAAGAGTGATCCTCTGCCCCAGGTTCTGTATGCTGTGCTTGGAGGCCAAGCACAGGAGCAGTCCAGTGAGCAGGAGTCTGGCGAAAGTGGCAGTTCGGTGGAAACTGTTATCTTTGGCTTCAATCATTAG
- the LOC123771033 gene encoding uncharacterized protein isoform X2 encodes MEAAKIKIPSGKLPSDTLCHLDDDDLAIKIRNLMQQKEELQNKIDQKALSADAWLQVLNSSSTTEIEELAVSLPSITAMMTRQQEVLKNYLKVSTELQAYTFLESTAAYITEGGDILLKFLRPSRQEQFSTLLISLNTSNEATYSVRYHNMPEIVPVAKYEEQYLKNVRVEDKNERLKKFITAITQYTRALYTRQEQIVSVEKSEILENTHVHHSSGCTFLTFLVEVKEHIDKGSSTFEFSLDYYPLDILPYNVKASHLAGEAPSSGLMEIMQDMALDMKSDPLPQVLYAVLGGQAQEQSSEQESGESGSSVETVIFGFNH; translated from the exons ATGGAGGCGGCCAAGATAAAGATACCATCGGGGAAGTTGCCCAGTGACACACTCTGCCACTTGGATGACGATGATCTCGCAATAAAGATCAG AAATTTAATGCAACAAAAGGAGGAACTTCAGAACAAAATTGACCAAAAAGCTCTATCAGCGGATGCGTGGCTACAGGTTCTAAACAGCTCATCAACCACCGAGATTGAAGAACTTGCAGTCTCTcttccctccattactgccatgaTGACGAGGCAGCAAGAGGTTCTGAAAAACTACCTCAAGGTTTCAACGGAGCTGCAGGCCTACACATTTCTAG AGAGTACAGCTGCGTACATAACAGAAGGAGGAGACATATTGCTGAAATTTTTGCGGCCATCACGTCAGGAACAATTTTCAACACTCCTGATATCACTCAACACAAGTAATGAGGCTACGTACAG CGTGCGCTATCACAACATGCCAGAAATTGTGCCGGTTGCTAAATACGAGGAACAATATCTGAAGAATGTACGTGTTGAAG ATAAGAATGAGAGACTCAAAAAGTTCATCACAGCCATCACTCAGTACACGAGAGCACTCTACACACGGCAAGAACAGATCGTTTCTGTGGAG AAATCGGAAATCTTGGAAAACACTCACGTGCACCACAGCAGCGGCTGCACTTTTCTGACCTTCTTGGTGGAAGTGAAGGAG CATATTGACAAGGGTTCGTCAACATTTGAGTTCAGTCTTGATTACTATCCACTGGACATCCTCCCTTATAATGTGAAAGCCAGTCATTTAG CTGGAGAAGCACCATCTTCAGGTCTGATGGAGATTATGCAAGACATGGCACTTGACATGAAGAGTGATCCTCTGCCCCAGGTTCTGTATGCTGTGCTTGGAGGCCAAGCACAGGAGCAGTCCAGTGAGCAGGAGTCTGGCGAAAGTGGCAGTTCGGTGGAAACTGTTATCTTTGGCTTCAATCATTAG